A section of the Malania oleifera isolate guangnan ecotype guangnan chromosome 2, ASM2987363v1, whole genome shotgun sequence genome encodes:
- the LOC131147899 gene encoding histone H3.2 produces the protein MARTKQTARKSTGGKAPRKQLATKAARKSAPATGGVKKPHRFRPGTVALREIRRYQKSTELLIRKLPFQRLVREIAQDFKTDLRFQSGAVAALQEAAEAYLVGVFEDTNLCAIHAKRVTIMPKDIQLARRIRGERA, from the coding sequence ATGGCTCGCACGAAGCAGACGGCGAGGAAATCCACCGGAGGGAAGGCCCCGCGCAAGCAACTGGCCACCAAGGCCGCCCGGAAGTCTGCTCCGGCCACCGGCGGCGTGAAGAAACCCCACCGCTTCAGGCCCGGGACGGTGGCGCTGAGGGAGATCAGGAGGTACCAGAAGAGTACGGAGTTGTTGATCCGCAAACTCCCGTTCCAGAGGCTAGTGCGAGAGATTGCTCAGGACTTCAAGACGGATCTCCGGTTCCAGAGCGGCGCCGTCGCGGCTCTCCAGGAGGCCGCAGAGGCCTACCTCGTCGGAGTATTCGAGGATACCAATCTCTGCGCAATTCACGCCAAGCGAGTCACTATCATGCCCAAGGACATCCAGCTCGCTCGTAGAATCCGCGGCGAGAGGGCTTAG